TAAAAGATGATCCAATGCTTGCGCCAATACACCTCATTATGCTCACGCCCATGGGCAGAGGGGGGGATGCCGGACGATTTGAACAGGCCGATTTTGATGCCTATGCCAACAAACCCATTCGACAAAGGGATTTTCTTTCTATTTTAGTCAAGGTGGTATCCGGTGGATCAACCACCGCCCCCAGAGCCCTGGTAACCCGCTACTCAGCCCGTGAAGAACAGCATCTTTTTACCCAGAATGCACGTGTGCTTGTTGTCGAAGACAACAGTGTAAACCGGCAAGTGGCCGTTGGTTCATTGGTGAAGCTGGGCCTGCAGGCAGATGCGGTAGCCAACGGTATTGAGGCAATTAAGGCCCTTATGCGCATCCCATATGATCTTGTCTTTATGGACATTCAGATGCCCGGCATGGATGGTTTCCAGGCAACCCGCCGTATTCGTGATCCTGAAACAGGTATTCTTAACAATAACATTCCCATTATTGCCATGACCGCCCATGCCATGCAGGGTGATAGGGAAAAATGCCTGTCAAGCGGCATGAACGATTACATAACCAAGCCCATTGATAAAAATATGTTGCTTGAGGTGTTGAAACGAAGGCTGCCCGCATTTACTCCCCTCTCTTCTGTTATGCAACCGAACATATCAATGACAAACGATGATATCCCTGAACTTCCCGGAATTGCCATTCAAGAGGCGTTAAAATCCCTGGACATTGATTTTAATGCATACAAAAATTATCTACTGGCCTTCCGGCAAGACGCGGAAATCGCCCTTGGCGTGCTTGAGGAAAATACTGAAAGTAACATCCCGGAAAATGTTTCAGCCCTGGCTCATAAACTTGCAGGCGCCGCGGGCAATGTACGCGCGTTTCAAGTAGAAAAGGCTGCAGCCAAACTTGAGCAGGCAACCGAGCAAGGCAACATTCCTGCAACCTTGGTCAATGAACTTAAAGAAGCGCTGCATACCTTCATTGAAGCTGTAACCCCCCTGGAAAATACTGAAACATTAGATAAAACCGGTAACATTGACTTGAGCGCAGCTTATCAGTATATGGATAAACTAAAAGCGCTCATCACCAGCAGTGACGTTGTGGAGGAGGATCTGATCCTGGGCTTGACGAATGCCCTGGGGGGCGGCATTGACCCAAGTGTTCTAAACAGGCTTAAAAACAGTCTGCAGGACTTTGATTATCAGGAAGCCGATGAAGCCGTCAGATCAATTAAAGCCTGGATGGATAATCAATCTTCCAAGGGAAAAGGTATATGAATGAATTGATAAAAGCCGGGTCGGTCCTCATTGTGGATGACGCGCCGGTTAATATTCGGATGCTGGCCAGTGCCCTGAAAGATACCTACCGGGTCCGGGTGGCAAATGGCGGACTAAAGGCATTGGACATCGCAGGGTCTGACGACCCGCCTGATATCATCCTTCTTGATGTGAAAATGCCTGAAATTGACGGTTATGAAGTTTGCCGCCGTTTAAAGCAGAACCCTGAGACCATGCAAATCCCAATCATATTTGTTACAACCCGGGGAAGCAGCCAAGACGAGGCCTTCGGGCTTAATCTCGGCGCTGTGGATTATATTTCAAAACCCTTCAGCATACCCGTTGTTAAGGCTCGGGTGCGTACACATTTGCAGCTGAAACGACATAGGGACAAACTGGAATCCTTGGCAATGATAGACGGCCTGACAGGCATAGCGAATCGCCGAAGCTTTGATCAAACCATAGAACAGGAATGGCGCAGAGCCCAGCGAACAGACACCCATCTGAGCTTAATCATGATCGATATTGACGAATTCAAGAGATACAATGACAATTACGGCCATGGTGCCGGCGACGAGTGCCTGCGATTGGTCGCTTACACAATCGAGTCTACGATGCGCCGCTCGGGTGATTTTGTTGGTCGATACGGTGGAGAAGAGTTTGTTGTCCTCCTCCCGGAGTGCGATCTGGAGGGGGCATTGGAAGTTGCAGAAAAAATCCGTTTAAAAATCAAAGAGCTAAACATCCCCCACAGGTTCTCTAAAGTAGCCGATCACATCACTGTCAGTTTAGGCTGCAACGCCATGAAGTACGAATCGGGAACCACAAGCACCAAGTTACTCCACAAGGCGGATCAGGCACTGTACCAGGCAAAAGAACAGGGACGGGACAGGGTTGTTGCTTCAGACATGTAAAAATTTAAAGGCAGTATGGTTTCAATGCAGATCTGATGGGTCAATATGCACCCGGACATCACTGACTTTATCCATTTGCACCCGAATCATCTCCCGGACCGACTCGCCGATGTCATGGGCCATTTGCACAGTAATCTTTGGATCCACCACAATATCCAGGTCCACAAGAAAAGCAGCACCGCTTTGGCGTACCCGTATCCCATGCACGTTTCTCACGCCATTGACGGCGAGCGCAAGCGTCGTCACTTCCTGAATTTTTTTCTCGCCCACGGATTCATCCATAATCTGACCCACCGCGTCCATGGCAATATCATAACTCATCTTGAATATGAACAGGGCCACCACAATACCGGCCACAGGATCAAGAACAGGGTATTTTAGCTTGGCACCCACAATACCAATCAGGGCGGCAATGGAAGAAAACGAATCAGACCTGTGATCCATGGCATTGGCAATAGTTGACGGGCTGTTGGTTTTCACCCCAGCCCTGTAGGTAAACTGGTACATCACCTCTTTAACAATAATTGACAAGATTGCCGCATATACGGCCCAATTTCCCGGAGCGTGAAGATCTCCATGCCTGATTGTTGCGATGGCGGTTCTGATAATCTCGACACCTGCAGCGGCCAGCATGCCCACAACCACCAGAGTGGAAATTACCTCTGCCCTGCCGTGG
This window of the uncultured Desulfobacter sp. genome carries:
- a CDS encoding PleD family two-component system response regulator; translation: MNELIKAGSVLIVDDAPVNIRMLASALKDTYRVRVANGGLKALDIAGSDDPPDIILLDVKMPEIDGYEVCRRLKQNPETMQIPIIFVTTRGSSQDEAFGLNLGAVDYISKPFSIPVVKARVRTHLQLKRHRDKLESLAMIDGLTGIANRRSFDQTIEQEWRRAQRTDTHLSLIMIDIDEFKRYNDNYGHGAGDECLRLVAYTIESTMRRSGDFVGRYGGEEFVVLLPECDLEGALEVAEKIRLKIKELNIPHRFSKVADHITVSLGCNAMKYESGTTSTKLLHKADQALYQAKEQGRDRVVASDM
- a CDS encoding cation diffusion facilitator family transporter; the protein is MGRGGQQTLDDKDFKTARYWAVVGFAGNFVLTLLKAWAGVVANSGAMVADAVHSASDIFASVFVYISLKIAQKPADKEHPYGHGRAEVISTLVVVGMLAAAGVEIIRTAIATIRHGDLHAPGNWAVYAAILSIIVKEVMYQFTYRAGVKTNSPSTIANAMDHRSDSFSSIAALIGIVGAKLKYPVLDPVAGIVVALFIFKMSYDIAMDAVGQIMDESVGEKKIQEVTTLALAVNGVRNVHGIRVRQSGAAFLVDLDIVVDPKITVQMAHDIGESVREMIRVQMDKVSDVRVHIDPSDLH